In Rhodobacter xanthinilyticus, a single window of DNA contains:
- the trpA gene encoding tryptophan synthase subunit alpha: MTRIDAKFAALKAENKKAFVAYLMAGDPDIATSAAVMAGMPAAGVDVIELGMPFTDPMADGPTIQLAGQRALDGGQTLQKTLDMVADFRKTDDVTPIVMMGYYNPIYNRGVTKFLADAKAAGVDGLIVVDLPPEEDSELCLPAQAAGINFIRLATPTTDDARLPTVLQNTSGFVYYVSVTGITGSQAAQAADVAPEVARIKAATDLPVVVGFGISTPEAAQTIAGVADGCVVGSAIVKEIGAGKSPEAVLATIAALAKGAHSA, encoded by the coding sequence ATGACTCGCATCGACGCCAAATTCGCCGCCCTCAAGGCCGAGAACAAAAAGGCCTTCGTCGCCTATCTGATGGCGGGCGACCCCGATATCGCGACCTCGGCCGCGGTGATGGCGGGGATGCCGGCGGCGGGCGTCGATGTGATCGAACTCGGCATGCCCTTCACCGACCCGATGGCCGACGGCCCGACGATCCAGCTCGCCGGCCAGCGCGCCCTCGACGGCGGCCAGACGCTGCAAAAGACCCTCGATATGGTCGCCGACTTCCGCAAGACCGATGACGTGACCCCGATCGTGATGATGGGCTATTACAACCCGATCTATAACCGCGGCGTGACGAAATTCCTCGCCGATGCGAAGGCCGCCGGGGTCGACGGGCTGATCGTCGTCGACCTGCCGCCCGAGGAAGACAGCGAGCTGTGCCTGCCCGCGCAGGCGGCGGGCATCAACTTCATCCGCCTCGCGACGCCCACGACCGATGACGCGCGCCTGCCGACGGTGCTGCAAAACACCTCGGGCTTCGTCTATTACGTCTCGGTCACCGGCATCACCGGCAGCCAGGCCGCGCAAGCCGCCGATGTCGCCCCCGAAGTCGCCCGCATCAAGGCCGCGACCGACCTGCCCGTCGTCGTGGGCTTCGGCATCTCGACCCCCGAAGCCGCCCAGACCATCGCCGGCGTCGCCGACGGCTGCGTCGTCGGCTCGGCGATCGTCAAGGAAATCGGCGCGGGCAAAAGCCCCGAGGCCGTGCTCGCCACGATCGCGGCGCTCGCCAAAGGCGCACATTCGGCCTGA
- the ychF gene encoding redox-regulated ATPase YchF, with protein sequence MGFKMGIVGLPNVGKSTLFNALTKTAAAQAANFPFCTIEPNVGEVAVPDKRLDQLAAIAGSKQIIPTRMTFVDIAGLVRGASKGEGLGNQFLANIREVDAIAHVLRCFEDGDVTHVEGRVDPVADAETIETELMIADLESLEKRLANLTRKINAGDKQAKEDARLMGAAKEALEAGRPARTVTVAEDDRKAWNMLQLLTAKPVLYVCNVEEASSATGNSQSARVAEMAAAQGAGFVVISAKIEEEISQLDAEEAVMFLEELGLHEAGLDRLIRAGYELLGLETYFTVGPKEARAWTIRQGTLAPQAAGVIHGDFERGFIRAETVAFDDYVKYKGEAGAKEAGKFRVEGKTYEVKDGDVLHFLFNA encoded by the coding sequence ATGGGTTTCAAGATGGGGATTGTCGGCCTGCCGAACGTGGGCAAGTCGACGCTGTTCAACGCGCTGACCAAGACCGCCGCCGCGCAGGCCGCGAACTTCCCCTTCTGCACGATCGAGCCCAATGTCGGCGAGGTCGCGGTGCCCGACAAGCGGCTTGACCAGCTCGCCGCGATCGCGGGCTCCAAGCAGATCATCCCGACGCGGATGACCTTCGTCGATATCGCGGGGCTCGTGCGCGGCGCCTCGAAGGGCGAGGGCTTGGGCAACCAGTTTCTCGCCAATATCCGCGAGGTCGATGCGATCGCGCATGTGCTGCGCTGTTTTGAGGACGGCGATGTGACCCATGTCGAGGGCCGCGTCGACCCGGTGGCGGATGCCGAGACGATCGAGACCGAGCTGATGATCGCCGATCTCGAGAGCCTCGAGAAGCGGCTGGCGAACCTCACCCGCAAGATCAACGCGGGCGACAAGCAGGCCAAGGAAGATGCGCGGCTGATGGGGGCGGCGAAAGAGGCGCTCGAGGCCGGGCGCCCGGCGCGCACCGTCACGGTGGCCGAGGATGACCGCAAGGCCTGGAACATGCTCCAGCTCCTGACCGCCAAGCCCGTGCTTTATGTCTGCAACGTCGAGGAAGCGTCGTCGGCCACCGGCAACAGCCAGTCGGCGCGCGTGGCCGAGATGGCGGCGGCGCAGGGCGCGGGGTTCGTGGTGATCTCGGCCAAGATCGAGGAAGAGATCAGCCAGCTCGACGCCGAGGAAGCGGTGATGTTCCTCGAGGAGCTCGGGCTGCATGAGGCGGGCCTCGACCGGCTGATCCGCGCGGGCTACGAGCTTCTCGGCCTCGAGACCTATTTCACCGTCGGCCCGAAAGAGGCCCGCGCCTGGACGATCCGTCAGGGCACGCTCGCGCCGCAGGCCGCAGGCGTCATCCACGGCGATTTCGAGCGCGGCTTCATCCGCGCCGAGACCGTCGCCTTCGACGATTACGTCAAATACAAGGGCGAGGCGGGCGCGAAGGAAGCGGGCAAGTTCCGCGTCGAGGGCAAGACCTATGAGGTCAAGGACGGCGACGTGCTGCACTTCCTGTTCAACGCCTGA
- a CDS encoding DUF2924 domain-containing protein has product MLRNLPGRGNLLRVRAQCLARETLVRLEVPKRTHLIRMLLDEGAVLDDGLFRPACAPHRLSDDSAGLDQAEAIIRGAAVSSLPVVYLSALEGGGWALRRDEVARLATDLGGVAQVVCEPSREFSFRLDQSVLSRIAALKAMSVKELKAEWERLLGSAAPNNSRAFLEARIAYRLQELTYGGTDHETRRMLDLLADEVEGVSRRKNQIADGALVLRTLRVNAAAKLGNAMQIGDHSGVPAGNGSFEMRRQSCPNGWGLSLE; this is encoded by the coding sequence GTGCTGCGCAATCTGCCGGGGCGGGGGAACCTGCTGCGGGTGCGAGCGCAATGCCTTGCGCGGGAAACGCTCGTGCGGCTCGAGGTGCCCAAGCGGACCCATCTGATCCGCATGCTTCTCGATGAGGGGGCGGTGCTTGATGACGGTTTGTTCCGCCCGGCCTGTGCGCCACACCGTCTGAGCGACGACTCGGCCGGTTTGGATCAAGCCGAGGCGATCATTCGCGGTGCGGCAGTCTCCTCCTTGCCGGTTGTTTATCTCTCCGCGCTTGAGGGCGGAGGATGGGCGCTTCGGCGCGACGAGGTCGCCCGCCTGGCCACCGATCTCGGTGGGGTCGCGCAGGTTGTTTGTGAGCCTTCGCGAGAGTTTTCCTTCCGGCTGGACCAGAGCGTCCTATCGCGCATCGCCGCCCTCAAGGCCATGTCGGTGAAAGAGTTGAAGGCCGAATGGGAACGGCTCCTCGGCAGCGCCGCGCCGAACAACAGCCGCGCCTTTCTCGAGGCTCGCATCGCCTATCGCCTGCAGGAACTGACCTATGGCGGTACCGACCACGAAACCCGCCGCATGCTGGACCTGCTCGCGGACGAGGTCGAGGGCGTCTCCCGCCGCAAGAACCAGATCGCGGACGGGGCACTGGTCTTGCGCACGCTGCGCGTGAATGCTGCGGCCAAGCTCGGCAACGCGATGCAAATCGGCGACCATTCCGGCGTTCCAGCCGGCAACGGTTCCTTCGAAATGCGCCGCCAGAGCTGCCCGAATGGTTGGGGCCTCTCCCTCGAATGA
- a CDS encoding integrase core domain-containing protein — protein sequence MNSTFSLLLVFLARFFMPRHNAQMRLLKAQIHILRARIPAQRIILSPAEKSELLRIGAECGHDIDGLMEVARPATYKRWLAQMRDGRAFKAVGRPRLTQELRDVIIRIGSENLLWGYKRIAGELKKLGLYAGANSVKRILDEAGIHPSPEKRKKKPALPWTTFVRAHMESMVACDFFTKTVLTARGPLTAYVLIFIHLGSRRVFCSAPTYAPDSAWVTQQARNTLMWCADQEITPGFLIRDADTKFSVSFDAVWASEAARVIQIPHRAPNANAFAESFIGTIKRECLDFFVCFSRSQLDYILRTWVRHYNVERPHRGREIGNNVLQVDFSPARDGPIRRRHQLGGIITSYTRDAA from the coding sequence ATGAATTCGACGTTTTCCCTCCTTCTGGTCTTCCTGGCCCGGTTCTTCATGCCGCGGCACAACGCGCAGATGCGGCTGCTCAAGGCCCAGATCCATATTCTCCGGGCCCGCATCCCGGCGCAAAGGATCATCCTGTCGCCCGCCGAAAAATCCGAGCTGCTGCGCATCGGGGCGGAGTGCGGACACGATATCGACGGGCTCATGGAGGTGGCTAGGCCCGCGACCTACAAGCGCTGGCTTGCCCAGATGCGTGATGGGCGCGCCTTCAAAGCCGTGGGCAGGCCGCGCCTGACGCAGGAGCTGCGCGACGTCATCATTCGCATCGGCTCGGAAAATCTCCTCTGGGGCTACAAGCGGATCGCCGGGGAGCTGAAAAAGCTCGGGCTCTATGCCGGCGCCAACTCGGTCAAGCGCATCCTCGATGAGGCGGGCATCCACCCCAGCCCCGAGAAGCGGAAGAAGAAGCCGGCCCTGCCGTGGACCACCTTCGTCAGGGCACATATGGAAAGCATGGTGGCCTGCGACTTCTTCACCAAGACTGTACTTACCGCCCGCGGGCCGCTGACGGCCTATGTGCTGATCTTCATCCATCTCGGCAGCCGCCGCGTGTTCTGCAGCGCCCCGACCTACGCCCCCGACTCGGCATGGGTGACCCAGCAGGCCCGCAATACGCTGATGTGGTGCGCGGACCAGGAGATCACGCCGGGTTTCCTGATCCGCGACGCCGACACCAAGTTCAGCGTCAGCTTCGATGCCGTCTGGGCGTCGGAAGCTGCCCGGGTCATCCAGATCCCGCACCGGGCGCCGAACGCAAATGCCTTTGCGGAATCCTTCATCGGCACCATCAAGCGCGAATGCCTGGATTTCTTCGTCTGCTTCAGCCGGTCCCAGCTCGATTACATCCTGCGCACATGGGTGCGCCATTACAATGTCGAGCGTCCGCATCGGGGGCGGGAGATCGGGAACAATGTGCTTCAGGTCGATTTCAGCCCCGCCCGCGACGGCCCGATCCGCCGCCGGCACCAGCTCGGCGGCATCATCACCTCCTACACCCGCGATGCGGCATGA
- a CDS encoding IS3 family transposase (programmed frameshift): MRKSRFTEAQIIGMIKEQEAGLPTSELCRKHGLSPATFYKLKAKYGGMDLSDAKRLKQLEDENAKLKRLLADAMLDNVVLKDPLGKALTTPVQRREAVLRAMRDHPISQRRACVLIGVDPKTVRRDRPLDNPEIREAMHKIVEKRRRFGYRRVGILLERKGMIMNEKKLYRIYREEGLSVRRRRGRKRARGSRTPMPVPLRPNQRWSLDFLSDTFGACRKFRILAVNDDRCRENLALIADTSISGARVARELDALVRIYGKPACIVSDNGTEFTSKAILKWANENGVEWHYIDPGKPQQNGFIESFNGSLRDECLNEEIFDSLADARRKLALWRYDYNNVRPHSSLANKTPAEARRALEQSEGSAPGALATPETNQYQPQGLSL; the protein is encoded by the exons ATGAGGAAAAGCCGGTTCACCGAGGCGCAGATTATCGGGATGATCAAGGAGCAGGAGGCGGGTTTGCCGACTTCCGAGCTTTGCCGGAAGCACGGGTTGAGCCCCGCGACGTTCTACAAGCTCAAGGCGAAGTATGGCGGGATGGACCTGTCGGACGCCAAGCGGCTGAAGCAGCTCGAGGACGAGAACGCGAAGCTGAAGCGCCTTCTGGCGGATGCGATGCTGGACAACGTGGTTCTGAAGGATC CTCTTGGGAAAGCCCTGACGACACCGGTGCAACGGCGGGAGGCGGTGCTGCGGGCGATGAGGGATCATCCGATCTCTCAACGCCGGGCCTGCGTCCTGATCGGTGTCGATCCGAAGACGGTGCGGCGTGACAGGCCGCTCGATAACCCGGAAATCCGTGAGGCGATGCACAAGATCGTCGAGAAGCGCCGTCGCTTCGGCTACCGGCGCGTGGGTATCCTGCTGGAGCGCAAGGGCATGATCATGAACGAAAAGAAGCTCTACCGCATCTACCGGGAAGAGGGCCTGTCGGTGCGTCGACGCCGTGGCCGCAAACGGGCGCGCGGCAGCCGAACGCCGATGCCGGTGCCATTGCGCCCGAACCAGCGGTGGTCTTTGGACTTCCTATCCGACACGTTCGGGGCCTGCCGCAAGTTCCGCATCCTGGCCGTCAACGACGATCGCTGCCGCGAGAACCTTGCCCTGATTGCCGACACCAGCATCTCGGGGGCCAGAGTGGCGCGGGAACTCGATGCGCTGGTCAGGATTTACGGCAAACCCGCTTGCATCGTTTCTGACAATGGCACCGAGTTCACCAGCAAGGCCATTCTGAAATGGGCTAACGAGAACGGCGTCGAATGGCACTACATCGATCCGGGCAAGCCGCAGCAGAACGGATTCATCGAGAGCTTCAACGGCAGCCTGCGCGACGAATGCCTGAACGAGGAGATCTTCGACAGCCTGGCCGATGCCCGCCGCAAGCTGGCACTCTGGCGCTACGACTACAACAACGTCAGGCCGCATTCCTCGCTGGCCAACAAGACCCCGGCAGAAGCGCGCCGGGCGCTTGAGCAATCTGAGGGCTCCGCGCCCGGCGCGCTTGCCACACCCGAAACCAACCAATATCAACCCCAAGGACTCTCGTTATGA
- a CDS encoding site-specific integrase: MAQGQDAAIDQAIRDYFREALDWGQEFADIFAPEAEVDVEDCIATLETRLALLRRRLAVRDFPSDIQSEATALVEAIPQSTFTSRYQALQRAQTGLLRAKIEADRLLLAKLHGDYAQTQIADPLFAGVTSSPDAVIPAIVPPASMPAPLAVAPAPPLRELAIKYEQALATQNIKEKTLGDLRLTFDLARAVIDFDKPASLLDTADMKALRDLIGQIPAHYQKKPETRDLDPVAAIKAGHDLPKMGYETQKKRFDFFKRFVAWMVAEEYLPKAPGADLKLLVKKPPKGKPKRLPYDTDQLKLIFKTPIYTGRRSLKHSGVPGDLRLKDGRYWVPVIALYAGMRSGEIIQLLKSDIRTEDGVTYFDISKWEDEEAEEIKNLKTGSSYRRVPIHSAILALGFLDYVASRGKGRIFPDLKLGSDGTYSQPWSKFWYNLGNAWGFRTPLHVFHSFRHNFVDALHDANVTDAIAMQLCGHADDAAHWGYGKGASLGRLKEEIEKVQYSGLDLSHATGFGWDKGGEHG; encoded by the coding sequence ATGGCTCAGGGGCAAGATGCGGCGATAGATCAGGCGATCCGCGACTATTTCCGCGAGGCGCTGGATTGGGGACAGGAATTTGCCGACATCTTCGCCCCCGAAGCGGAGGTGGACGTCGAGGACTGCATCGCCACGCTGGAAACCCGGCTCGCCCTCCTCAGGCGGCGTCTTGCGGTCAGGGACTTCCCCAGCGACATCCAGAGCGAGGCAACGGCTCTTGTGGAGGCCATCCCCCAAAGCACCTTCACCAGCCGCTATCAGGCGCTCCAACGTGCCCAGACGGGGCTCTTGCGGGCGAAGATCGAGGCGGATCGTTTGCTTCTCGCCAAGCTGCACGGCGATTATGCCCAGACGCAGATTGCCGATCCGCTTTTCGCAGGTGTCACCTCATCGCCGGACGCGGTGATCCCGGCGATTGTTCCCCCTGCCTCGATGCCAGCGCCCCTAGCGGTCGCCCCCGCCCCGCCGCTGCGGGAGCTTGCAATCAAGTACGAGCAGGCACTGGCCACCCAGAACATCAAGGAAAAGACCCTTGGCGATCTGCGCCTGACGTTTGATCTGGCCCGCGCCGTGATCGACTTCGACAAGCCCGCCTCGCTTCTCGATACCGCCGACATGAAGGCGTTGCGCGACCTGATCGGGCAGATACCGGCGCACTATCAGAAGAAGCCTGAAACCCGCGACCTTGACCCGGTCGCGGCGATCAAGGCGGGGCATGACCTACCCAAGATGGGCTATGAGACGCAAAAAAAGCGGTTTGATTTCTTCAAGCGGTTCGTCGCGTGGATGGTGGCCGAGGAATATCTGCCCAAGGCTCCGGGTGCTGACCTCAAGCTGCTTGTCAAGAAGCCGCCCAAGGGCAAGCCCAAGCGCCTGCCCTACGACACCGATCAGCTCAAGCTGATCTTCAAGACCCCGATCTACACTGGGCGGCGGAGCTTGAAGCACTCAGGCGTGCCGGGTGATCTGCGGCTTAAGGACGGTCGCTATTGGGTGCCCGTGATCGCGCTTTACGCGGGGATGCGGTCGGGTGAGATTATTCAGCTTTTGAAATCGGACATCCGCACAGAAGACGGCGTGACTTATTTCGACATCTCGAAATGGGAGGACGAAGAGGCGGAGGAGATCAAGAACCTCAAGACCGGGTCCAGCTATCGCCGCGTGCCGATCCATTCGGCGATCCTTGCCCTTGGTTTCCTCGACTATGTGGCCAGCCGGGGCAAAGGGCGGATATTCCCGGACCTCAAGCTCGGCAGTGACGGCACCTATAGTCAGCCATGGTCAAAGTTTTGGTACAACCTCGGCAATGCCTGGGGGTTCAGGACGCCGCTGCATGTGTTCCACAGCTTTCGCCACAACTTTGTGGATGCCCTGCACGATGCGAACGTAACCGATGCCATCGCCATGCAGCTTTGCGGCCATGCTGACGATGCGGCCCATTGGGGCTACGGCAAGGGCGCTTCGCTGGGGCGGCTGAAAGAAGAGATCGAAAAGGTGCAATACTCCGGCCTCGACCTCAGCCATGCAACTGGGTTCGGCTGGGATAAGGGGGGCGAGCATGGCTGA
- a CDS encoding MerR family transcriptional regulator → MLTIGKLSEATGVKVPTIRYYEDIGILPEAERSAGNQRLYGQMAQDRLRFVRHARELGFPLDAIRDLLSLSDRPDQSCAAADAIARAQLVAVEDRIARLTALKAELERMVVQCAGGAIRDCRVIEVLGDHGHCTAPHHGPQETT, encoded by the coding sequence ATGCTGACCATCGGAAAACTGAGCGAGGCCACCGGCGTCAAGGTGCCGACGATCCGATACTATGAGGACATCGGTATCCTCCCCGAGGCAGAGCGGAGTGCCGGGAACCAGCGTCTCTACGGGCAGATGGCGCAAGACCGGCTGAGGTTCGTCCGCCATGCCCGTGAACTCGGTTTCCCGCTGGATGCGATCCGCGACCTTCTCAGCCTGTCAGACCGGCCCGACCAGTCCTGCGCCGCCGCAGACGCCATCGCGCGGGCCCAACTGGTGGCCGTCGAGGACCGCATTGCCCGGCTGACTGCCCTGAAGGCGGAACTGGAACGCATGGTCGTCCAATGCGCCGGGGGTGCGATCCGCGACTGCCGGGTGATCGAGGTGCTTGGGGATCACGGCCACTGCACGGCGCCCCACCATGGCCCGCAGGAAACCACCTGA
- a CDS encoding heavy metal translocating P-type ATPase, whose amino-acid sequence MSGKSASESQEWTVSGMDCASCAAKIRSAVERLPGVSDVNVAIMSEKLTLKLEPGTTPRDKIEAAVVSLGYGIGATRAGKARAFVLPGGADAASGNDLMGPDSTENAGHDHAPPSASAEGHSSLPDHDHGSPDHIHDDPADRGKRWYQTAKGRLVIFTALLLAAAYAVNLVAPQVGRWAFVAACLIGVAPVAQRAFAALRMGMPFTIESLMTIAAIGALFIDAAEEAALVVFLFAVGEVLEGVAAGKARDGIRALANLVPKTAQLVTGETTREVPAASLSVGQTVLVRPGDRIPADGEITGGTSGVDESPVTGESVPKTRGPGDAVFAGAINTEAALRVKVTKGPEDNTIARIIRLVEEAEEARAPTERFIDRFSRWYMPAIVAVAALVVVVPPLAFGQPWDTWVYRGLALLLIGCPCALVISVPASIASAMSSGARRGLLMKGGAVIEAAAKVDVVTFDKTGTLTHGRPQVTDVVPFGATTEAELLAVAAGVETGSSHPLAIAILNKAKDAGITALSSQDAKALMGKGVVATVDGAPAWVASPRYAMEHGGLDGLGLRQATAFEEDGKTAVAVFREKTPLGLIAMRDEPRADAKDAVRQLTAMGVTAVILTGDNPRTAAAIAGNLGLKFEADMMPEDKLAYIREIGTQGGVMMIGDGINDAPALKQASVGVAMGSGTDVALETADAAILRDRVTDVPATIRLSRAAMANIRQNVTIALGLKAVFLVTSVFGLTGLWIAILADTGATVLVTLNALRLLRFNPERES is encoded by the coding sequence ATGTCAGGGAAATCAGCATCCGAATCGCAGGAATGGACAGTGTCCGGCATGGACTGCGCGTCCTGTGCCGCCAAGATCAGGAGCGCTGTCGAACGGTTGCCGGGCGTATCGGACGTCAACGTCGCGATCATGTCCGAGAAGCTGACACTGAAGCTGGAGCCCGGCACCACGCCGCGCGACAAGATCGAAGCCGCGGTGGTCAGCCTTGGCTATGGCATCGGCGCGACCCGGGCCGGCAAGGCCAGGGCCTTCGTGCTGCCGGGCGGAGCAGACGCCGCGAGCGGCAACGACCTTATGGGGCCTGACAGCACCGAAAATGCAGGGCACGACCACGCCCCGCCCTCTGCCAGCGCCGAGGGCCACAGCTCGCTCCCTGACCACGATCACGGCAGCCCCGACCACATCCACGATGACCCGGCCGACCGTGGCAAGCGCTGGTATCAGACGGCCAAGGGGCGACTGGTGATCTTTACCGCGCTGCTGCTGGCGGCGGCCTATGCCGTGAACCTTGTCGCGCCGCAAGTCGGCCGCTGGGCTTTTGTGGCCGCCTGCCTGATCGGCGTTGCCCCGGTGGCGCAGCGCGCCTTCGCTGCGCTGCGGATGGGCATGCCCTTCACCATCGAAAGCCTGATGACCATCGCGGCCATCGGTGCCTTGTTCATCGATGCGGCAGAGGAAGCGGCGCTGGTGGTGTTCCTGTTCGCCGTGGGCGAGGTGCTGGAGGGCGTGGCTGCTGGCAAGGCCCGCGACGGGATCCGGGCGCTGGCCAATCTGGTGCCCAAGACGGCCCAACTGGTCACGGGCGAGACCACGCGCGAGGTGCCAGCCGCGAGCCTGTCCGTAGGCCAGACCGTCCTTGTCCGCCCAGGCGACCGGATTCCTGCCGATGGCGAGATCACCGGAGGCACCTCGGGTGTGGACGAAAGCCCGGTCACCGGCGAAAGCGTGCCCAAAACACGCGGGCCCGGGGATGCGGTTTTTGCGGGTGCGATCAACACCGAGGCGGCCCTGCGCGTGAAAGTCACCAAAGGCCCGGAAGACAACACCATCGCCCGCATCATCCGGCTGGTCGAGGAGGCCGAGGAGGCCCGCGCGCCGACCGAGCGCTTCATCGACCGCTTCAGCCGTTGGTACATGCCCGCCATCGTCGCCGTCGCGGCGCTGGTCGTCGTCGTGCCGCCCCTGGCCTTCGGTCAGCCGTGGGACACCTGGGTTTACCGCGGCTTGGCACTTCTGCTGATCGGCTGCCCCTGCGCGCTGGTCATCTCGGTCCCCGCCTCCATCGCCTCGGCCATGTCGAGCGGGGCGCGACGCGGGCTCTTGATGAAGGGCGGTGCGGTGATCGAGGCGGCGGCGAAGGTCGATGTCGTGACCTTCGACAAGACCGGGACGCTCACGCATGGCCGCCCGCAAGTGACGGATGTGGTGCCGTTCGGGGCCACCACCGAAGCCGAGCTTCTGGCCGTTGCGGCAGGGGTCGAGACGGGGTCGAGCCACCCGCTGGCCATCGCCATCCTGAACAAGGCAAAGGACGCAGGCATCACTGCGTTGTCGTCGCAGGATGCAAAGGCGCTGATGGGCAAGGGGGTTGTCGCAACCGTGGACGGCGCTCCCGCATGGGTGGCCTCTCCGCGCTATGCAATGGAGCATGGCGGCCTTGATGGCCTCGGCCTGCGACAGGCCACGGCCTTCGAAGAGGATGGCAAGACCGCCGTCGCGGTGTTCCGCGAAAAAACCCCGCTTGGCCTGATCGCCATGCGGGACGAGCCGCGCGCGGATGCCAAGGATGCCGTGCGCCAGTTGACGGCGATGGGCGTGACCGCGGTCATCCTGACAGGCGACAACCCGCGCACCGCCGCCGCGATTGCCGGAAACCTGGGGCTCAAGTTCGAGGCCGACATGATGCCCGAAGACAAGCTCGCCTATATCCGCGAGATCGGCACCCAGGGCGGCGTGATGATGATCGGCGACGGCATCAATGACGCGCCCGCGCTGAAACAGGCGAGCGTCGGCGTGGCGATGGGATCGGGCACAGACGTGGCGCTGGAAACCGCCGATGCGGCGATCCTGCGCGACCGGGTGACCGACGTCCCCGCGACGATCCGCCTGTCGCGAGCCGCGATGGCCAACATCCGCCAGAACGTGACCATCGCATTGGGGCTGAAAGCCGTGTTTCTGGTGACCTCGGTTTTCGGTCTGACCGGCCTGTGGATTGCGATCCTGGCCGATACCGGGGCGACAGTGCTTGTGACCCTGAACGCCCTGCGCCTGCTTCGGTTCAACCCTGAGCGTGAGAGCTGA